In the genome of Actinomadura graeca, one region contains:
- a CDS encoding carboxyl transferase domain-containing protein, with protein sequence MELIRLVLDAGTWRTWDTPPAQPAGLDAGYADELRGARERSGADESVTTGEGLLHGRRVAVIACEFSFLAGSIGIAAARRLIAAVERATAEGLPLLASPTSGGTRMQEGTSAVVQMIPISAAVAAHRAAGLPYLTYLRHPTTGGALASWGSLGHVTAAEPGALIGFLGPRVYEALHGEPFPPGVQVAENLHARGILDAVVEPAGLRPVAARVLDIAGARREGLPEAVAVPLEELADIPAWTSVERSRRSDRPGVRALLRYAADTVPLHGTGEGESDPGLLLALARFGGAPCVVLGQDRQRQDRHGPLGPAALRVARRGMRLAAELGLPLLSVVDTGGAALSKEAEEGGLAGGIARCLAEMVTLPVPTLCLILGQGAGGGALALLPADRVLCAQHGWLSPLPPEGASAIRYRTPGRAAEIARAQGIRSLDLLRDGVVDRVVAERPDAADEPADFLARLARVVEYELAGLLNRPADQRRAARLARYAPSGPGPGHPTAH encoded by the coding sequence ATGGAGCTGATCCGGCTCGTCCTGGACGCGGGCACCTGGCGCACGTGGGACACCCCGCCCGCCCAGCCCGCCGGCCTGGACGCCGGCTACGCCGACGAGCTCCGCGGCGCGCGCGAGCGCAGCGGCGCCGACGAGTCCGTGACCACCGGCGAGGGGCTCCTGCATGGCCGGCGGGTCGCCGTCATCGCCTGCGAGTTCTCCTTCCTGGCCGGGTCGATCGGCATCGCAGCGGCGCGGAGGCTGATCGCGGCCGTCGAGCGCGCGACCGCCGAGGGCCTGCCGCTCCTCGCCTCGCCGACGTCCGGCGGCACCCGCATGCAGGAGGGCACCAGCGCGGTCGTGCAGATGATCCCGATCTCCGCGGCGGTCGCCGCGCACCGGGCCGCCGGGCTGCCCTACCTCACCTACCTGCGCCACCCGACGACCGGAGGGGCGCTCGCCTCCTGGGGGTCGCTCGGCCACGTCACGGCCGCCGAGCCGGGGGCTCTGATCGGCTTCCTCGGCCCGCGGGTCTACGAGGCGCTGCACGGCGAGCCGTTCCCGCCCGGCGTCCAGGTCGCCGAGAACCTGCACGCGCGGGGGATCCTCGACGCGGTCGTCGAGCCCGCCGGGCTGCGGCCCGTCGCGGCCCGCGTGCTGGACATCGCCGGCGCCCGGCGCGAGGGGCTGCCCGAGGCCGTCGCGGTGCCTCTGGAGGAACTGGCGGACATCCCCGCCTGGACCTCTGTGGAACGGTCCCGCCGTTCTGACCGCCCGGGAGTGCGCGCGCTCCTGCGGTACGCCGCCGACACCGTCCCCCTGCACGGCACCGGCGAGGGCGAAAGCGACCCCGGCCTCCTGCTGGCGCTGGCGCGCTTCGGCGGGGCGCCGTGCGTCGTCCTGGGCCAGGACCGGCAGCGCCAGGACAGGCACGGCCCGCTCGGACCGGCCGCGCTGCGGGTGGCCCGGCGCGGCATGCGCCTGGCCGCCGAGCTCGGCCTGCCCCTGCTCAGCGTCGTCGACACCGGCGGGGCCGCGCTGAGCAAGGAGGCCGAGGAGGGCGGGCTCGCGGGCGGCATCGCCCGCTGCCTCGCCGAGATGGTGACCCTGCCGGTGCCGACCCTCTGCCTGATCCTCGGGCAGGGCGCGGGCGGCGGCGCGCTCGCCCTGCTGCCCGCCGACCGGGTGCTGTGCGCCCAGCACGGCTGGCTGTCGCCGCTGCCGCCCGAGGGCGCCTCGGCCATCCGCTACCGCACGCCCGGCCGCGCGGCCGAGATCGCCCGGGCCCAGGGCATCCGCTCGCTCGACCTGCTGCGCGACGGCGTCGTCGACCGTGTCGTCGCCGAGCGTCCCGACGCCGCGGACGAGCCGGCGGACTTCCTCGCCCGCCTCGCGCGCGTCGTCGAGTACGAGCTGGCCGGCCTGCTGAACCGCCCCGCGGACCAGCGGCGCGCCGCGCGCCTGGCGCGCTACGCCCCGTCCGGGCCGGGGCCCGGTCACCCCACCGCCCACTGA
- a CDS encoding carbamate kinase, producing the protein MPIPEPGRVLVALGGNAMTGPDGSATPEAQRSAIEAAMECVADLVAAGRGVVLTHGNGPQVGNLLVKNEMTAGVVPPVPLDWCVAQTQGTLGFTIVSALENALRRRGRAEPVAAVVTRTLVDSRDPAFGRPTKPVGRYLPRAEAERLIALGQHWEDRGARGWRRVVPSPEPVAIADADAVRALLAAGFVAVAAGGGGIPVAADGGAGVEAVLDKDLTAALLATEVGADVLVIATDVPYAMVGFGTVRERPIERATPAELRAFAAAGQFTGGSMGPKVEAAVRFVEDGGRRAVITSLGRIADAVEKGGGTVVEDRDA; encoded by the coding sequence ATGCCGATTCCCGAGCCCGGACGCGTGCTCGTCGCCCTCGGCGGCAACGCCATGACGGGACCCGACGGGAGCGCCACGCCGGAGGCGCAGCGCTCCGCGATCGAGGCGGCCATGGAATGCGTCGCGGACCTCGTGGCCGCCGGGCGCGGCGTCGTCCTCACCCACGGCAACGGCCCCCAGGTCGGCAACCTGCTGGTGAAGAACGAGATGACCGCGGGCGTCGTCCCGCCCGTGCCGCTGGACTGGTGCGTCGCGCAGACCCAGGGGACGCTCGGGTTCACGATCGTCTCCGCGCTCGAGAACGCCCTGCGCCGCCGGGGACGGGCGGAACCGGTCGCCGCGGTGGTCACCCGCACCCTCGTCGACTCCCGTGACCCCGCGTTCGGCCGGCCCACGAAGCCGGTCGGCCGGTATCTTCCGCGCGCCGAGGCCGAGCGCCTCATCGCGCTCGGCCAGCACTGGGAGGACCGCGGCGCCCGCGGCTGGCGGCGGGTCGTCCCGTCGCCGGAGCCGGTCGCCATCGCCGACGCCGACGCCGTCCGCGCCCTGCTGGCGGCGGGGTTCGTCGCGGTGGCCGCCGGGGGAGGGGGGATCCCGGTCGCCGCGGACGGCGGCGCGGGCGTGGAGGCGGTCCTGGACAAGGACCTGACCGCCGCGCTGCTCGCCACGGAGGTGGGCGCGGACGTCCTGGTCATCGCGACCGATGTGCCCTACGCGATGGTCGGCTTCGGGACCGTCCGGGAACGTCCGATCGAGCGGGCGACCCCGGCCGAGCTGCGCGCCTTCGCCGCGGCCGGGCAGTTCACCGGGGGCAGCATGGGCCCCAAGGTCGAGGCCGCGGTCCGCTTCGTGGAGGACGGCGGCCGGCGCGCCGTGATCACATCGCTCGGCCGGATCGCCGACGCGGTGGAGAAGGGCGGCGGCACCGTCGTGGAGGACCGCGACGCCTGA